A region of Chloroherpetonaceae bacterium DNA encodes the following proteins:
- a CDS encoding M20/M25/M40 family metallo-hydrolase, with product MKRRVHQLYHVAWIAAFWGLVLSAASLKDELPKPKFSPDSLMKHVQVLASDALEGRAAGTKGADSAAAYIEHQFVTCGLRAFPSGYRQEFWVPLALKLGKQNMLTYGTATQKPVKARLEKDFLPLGYSKSGAVSVKEVVFVGYGLSTEKYDDYRGVDVKGKAVVMMRQNPDGNNPHSEFYEASSLYRKLIVARDKGAAAVLIFSGAADFEDDAPIELTKDRLASDAGIVAVSITRTLAAALLNTDTENLARIQRHINETRQPKSFRIKKTLAISVELIREKAKTANVVGYLPATDSLVRDEYIVVGAHYDHLGYGGPGSGSLSPNEKAIHYGADDNASGTAALLELARYYSMQQNRPKRNLVFIAFGAEEMGLLGSAYFVQNPLFPLEQINLMLNMDMIGRMKDSTLAIGGVGTAAELSELVEAENRDGFKLKLTKDGYGPSDHSSFYSKGISVLFFFTGTHANYHKPSDTWEKLNYQAQARILEYIARIIDRVDQRVVRLTFTKAVSDSIRARASSGGFRVSLGTIPNYAKEVEGVELDGVREGSLAEKSGLKAGDVIVQFGERQIRNIYDYTEALRETKPGDVVKIVVKRDGKPISLTVEFPSKQ from the coding sequence ATGAAAAGGAGAGTTCACCAGCTCTACCATGTAGCGTGGATTGCCGCATTTTGGGGGCTAGTGCTATCAGCGGCGTCGCTAAAAGATGAGTTGCCCAAGCCAAAATTTTCCCCTGATTCTCTGATGAAGCATGTGCAGGTGCTCGCAAGTGATGCACTGGAAGGACGTGCGGCAGGCACAAAAGGCGCAGACTCAGCAGCGGCATACATTGAGCACCAGTTTGTGACTTGCGGCTTACGTGCATTTCCAAGTGGATACCGCCAAGAATTCTGGGTGCCACTTGCCTTGAAGCTGGGCAAGCAAAATATGCTGACCTATGGCACGGCAACGCAAAAGCCAGTCAAAGCAAGGCTCGAAAAAGACTTTCTGCCGCTGGGTTATTCAAAGTCAGGTGCAGTAAGCGTAAAGGAAGTTGTGTTTGTAGGCTACGGGCTGTCGACAGAAAAGTATGATGACTATCGAGGCGTAGATGTAAAGGGCAAAGCCGTTGTAATGATGCGCCAGAATCCTGACGGCAATAACCCGCATAGCGAGTTCTATGAAGCATCTTCGCTATACCGCAAGCTCATAGTCGCAAGAGATAAGGGGGCAGCAGCAGTGCTCATCTTTTCAGGGGCAGCAGACTTTGAAGACGATGCACCGATTGAACTCACAAAGGACCGATTAGCCAGCGATGCAGGAATTGTAGCCGTAAGCATTACGCGGACACTGGCGGCAGCACTGCTCAACACCGATACGGAAAATCTGGCGCGCATCCAGAGACACATCAATGAAACGCGCCAGCCAAAGTCGTTTCGCATAAAGAAAACGCTTGCCATATCGGTTGAGCTGATACGAGAGAAGGCAAAAACAGCAAATGTAGTGGGCTACCTGCCTGCCACTGACTCGCTGGTGCGTGATGAGTATATCGTCGTAGGAGCGCATTATGACCACTTGGGCTACGGCGGTCCAGGAAGCGGATCACTCTCGCCTAATGAAAAAGCGATTCACTACGGCGCCGATGACAACGCTAGCGGCACAGCTGCTTTGTTGGAACTGGCACGCTACTACTCAATGCAGCAAAACCGCCCCAAACGTAACTTGGTCTTCATTGCTTTTGGTGCAGAGGAAATGGGACTCTTAGGTTCTGCCTACTTTGTGCAAAATCCACTCTTTCCGCTGGAGCAGATTAACCTAATGCTCAATATGGATATGATTGGACGAATGAAAGACTCCACACTGGCAATCGGTGGTGTCGGCACCGCTGCAGAGCTGAGCGAGCTGGTGGAAGCTGAAAATAGAGACGGTTTCAAGCTTAAACTCACCAAAGATGGATACGGTCCCAGTGACCACAGCAGCTTTTACAGCAAAGGTATCTCTGTGCTCTTCTTCTTCACAGGCACTCATGCTAACTACCACAAGCCCAGCGATACTTGGGAAAAGCTCAACTATCAGGCTCAAGCCCGTATTTTGGAATACATTGCGCGCATCATTGATAGGGTTGACCAGCGTGTCGTACGGCTGACCTTTACCAAAGCTGTCTCAGATAGCATCAGGGCACGCGCAAGCAGCGGAGGATTTCGTGTGTCGCTAGGCACGATTCCAAACTATGCAAAAGAAGTAGAGGGCGTAGAGTTAGACGGGGTGCGAGAAGGCAGTCTTGCCGAAAAGAGCGGATTGAAAGCAGGAGATGTAATCGTGCAATTTGGTGAAAGACAAATCCGAAACATCTACGACTATACCGAAGCCCTGCGTGAAACGAAACCTGGCGATGTCGTAAAAATTGTCGTAAAGCGAGATGGCAAGCCTATCTCGCTAACCGTTGAATTTCCAAGCAAGCAGTAA
- a CDS encoding GWxTD domain-containing protein — protein MLLGFAALNAAAQIRQTNLQVQPDFEANLFNFQGEKGESILTLYVRVKYSKLTFTKKEGTFTAMYEVIASFLDEKGAMVCEKLWTDTVSTRVYSQTMSKDLSREMSFNVELPPGKYTAVVQFRDKESGRTSEQRRAVLVKNFKRDRPTLSSIMIVQTEFDTAGNVSYFPNLSSVVPLNAKEQGPQIYYEIYNTNPKYETLVLRYAISHRTRRDQIVEVYRRGVTLAGERTRVLDTISSQRIGGGDYTLSIGIEEGKELLDESSITFLTRIQGTSFYIKDLDKAIEQLEYIASWEEISKMREAKTNDEKLRLFNEFWKRYDPSPGTEENELQAEYYARVEYANQNFTGYGEGWRSDMGRIFIKYGMPDLIERQQQAFGQRPYEIWEYQQHNLRLIFVDVSGFGNYRLLRPEWDARNRIR, from the coding sequence ATGCTGCTGGGTTTTGCTGCCCTAAATGCAGCAGCACAAATTCGGCAGACCAACCTGCAAGTTCAGCCTGATTTTGAAGCAAACCTATTTAACTTTCAGGGCGAAAAAGGCGAGAGCATCCTCACGCTCTATGTGCGCGTCAAATACTCCAAGCTGACCTTCACAAAGAAAGAGGGCACATTTACCGCAATGTATGAGGTAATTGCCAGTTTTCTGGACGAAAAGGGCGCAATGGTTTGTGAAAAGCTCTGGACGGACACGGTCAGCACACGCGTCTACAGTCAAACAATGTCCAAAGACCTCTCACGCGAAATGAGTTTTAATGTGGAGTTGCCACCGGGCAAATATACCGCCGTCGTACAGTTCAGAGACAAGGAATCGGGACGCACCTCTGAGCAGCGCCGTGCGGTGCTGGTCAAGAACTTCAAGCGAGATAGGCCTACGCTTTCTTCAATTATGATTGTGCAAACAGAGTTCGACACAGCGGGGAATGTGAGCTATTTCCCGAATCTTTCCTCTGTTGTACCACTCAATGCCAAAGAGCAGGGACCGCAAATCTACTATGAGATTTACAATACCAACCCAAAGTATGAAACACTGGTGCTGAGGTATGCAATTAGTCATCGCACACGGCGCGACCAAATTGTAGAAGTCTATCGACGCGGCGTAACCTTAGCTGGCGAGCGCACGCGCGTGCTCGACACCATCAGCAGCCAGAGAATCGGTGGCGGAGATTACACACTCTCAATTGGCATTGAAGAGGGTAAAGAGCTACTCGATGAATCCAGTATCACATTTCTTACGCGCATACAAGGCACAAGCTTCTACATCAAAGACCTTGACAAAGCGATTGAGCAACTGGAGTATATCGCCAGTTGGGAGGAAATCAGCAAAATGCGTGAAGCCAAAACCAATGACGAAAAGCTGCGGCTCTTTAACGAGTTTTGGAAACGATATGACCCATCGCCGGGCACAGAAGAAAACGAGTTGCAAGCCGAATACTACGCACGAGTGGAATATGCAAACCAAAACTTTACTGGCTATGGCGAAGGCTGGCGCTCCGATATGGGACGCATTTTTATCAAGTATGGAATGCCTGACTTGATTGAACGCCAGCAGCAGGCATTTGGTCAGCGTCCATATGAGATTTGGGAGTATCAGCAGCACAACCTGCGCCTCATCTTCGTAGATGTCTCAGGCTTTGGCAATTATCGCTTGCTGCGCCCTGAATGGGATGCGCGCAATCGCATTCGTTAG
- a CDS encoding YkgJ family cysteine cluster protein has translation MYRSCITNLHICKAKCCQNGVWVDAEEAKRIEAQVLARPELADLHGKVLWSEEDEDADYFPSGRGVGTALKTPDGPCIFLGEDYKCRIYEFRPHFCADYPLMHPVATSKQPVMIDNMFESMPECIYHDMLKATLKSIEEEKAAEAAAMQAQQGTTT, from the coding sequence ATGTATCGCAGCTGCATTACAAACTTACATATCTGCAAAGCCAAATGCTGCCAAAACGGCGTGTGGGTCGATGCTGAAGAGGCAAAGCGCATTGAGGCACAGGTGCTGGCTCGTCCTGAGTTAGCAGACTTGCATGGTAAAGTTCTCTGGAGCGAAGAAGATGAAGATGCAGACTACTTCCCTTCAGGAAGAGGCGTTGGCACAGCACTTAAGACGCCCGATGGACCGTGCATTTTCTTAGGCGAGGACTACAAGTGCCGCATCTACGAGTTCCGACCTCACTTTTGCGCCGATTATCCGCTGATGCATCCTGTCGCTACCAGCAAGCAGCCAGTGATGATCGACAATATGTTCGAGTCTATGCCTGAATGCATCTATCACGATATGCTCAAAGCCACGCTGAAATCGATTGAAGAAGAGAAAGCAGCTGAAGCAGCAGCGATGCAAGCTCAGCAAGGGACTACGACTTAA
- a CDS encoding N-acetylneuraminate synthase family protein: MATVQIGHRKVGDGEPVFVIAEIGINHNGSVQLAKKLIDGAILAGCDAVKFQKRTPELCVPKDQWHIERDTPWGRLTYIEYRHKVEFNAEQYAEIDRHCKERGIMWFASCWDEEAVDFIEQFDPPCYKIASASLTDAELLRKTRATGKPIILSTGMSSMEEIEAAVELLGTDNLLIAHSTSTYPCPPEELNLRVIHTLKAKFPMCPIGYSGHETGLAPTWAAVALGATFVERHITLDRAMWGTDQAASVEIQGMMRLVSNIRDIEKALGDGIKRVYDSELAPRKKLRRVNTLMIKS, translated from the coding sequence ATGGCAACTGTTCAAATTGGACACCGTAAAGTCGGCGATGGTGAGCCAGTTTTTGTGATTGCTGAAATCGGCATCAATCACAACGGCTCGGTTCAGCTGGCTAAAAAACTAATTGATGGCGCCATCTTAGCGGGGTGTGACGCTGTTAAGTTTCAGAAGCGCACGCCCGAGCTTTGCGTGCCCAAGGACCAGTGGCATATTGAACGCGATACACCTTGGGGGCGGCTTACTTACATTGAATATCGGCACAAGGTCGAGTTTAACGCTGAACAGTATGCAGAAATTGACCGCCATTGCAAAGAGCGCGGGATTATGTGGTTTGCTTCGTGTTGGGACGAAGAAGCCGTCGACTTCATTGAGCAGTTCGACCCACCTTGCTACAAGATTGCCTCTGCGTCGCTTACCGATGCTGAGCTTTTGCGCAAAACGCGCGCAACTGGCAAACCAATTATTCTCTCAACGGGAATGTCTTCAATGGAAGAAATTGAAGCTGCTGTTGAACTCTTGGGCACCGATAATCTCCTCATTGCGCACTCGACCTCTACCTACCCTTGCCCGCCTGAGGAACTCAACTTGCGTGTCATTCACACTCTGAAAGCCAAGTTTCCAATGTGTCCTATCGGATACTCTGGGCATGAAACGGGGCTTGCTCCAACTTGGGCAGCTGTTGCACTGGGTGCAACATTCGTAGAGCGTCATATCACGCTTGACCGAGCGATGTGGGGCACTGACCAAGCCGCTTCAGTTGAAATTCAAGGTATGATGCGACTTGTCTCTAACATTCGTGACATTGAGAAAGCACTTGGCGATGGCATTAAGCGTGTCTATGACAGCGAGCTTGCTCCACGCAAGAAACTCCGTCGTGTCAACACCTTGATGATTAAGTCGTAG
- a CDS encoding thiolase family protein encodes MQEVFLVSAVRTPIASFQGAFATKSATELGAIVVREAVRRAGITPEEVQECIMGNVLPAGLGQAPARQAAIFGGLPVTVEALTINKMCGSGLKAIMLASQAVALGDADIIVAGGMESMTNAPYLLLKARSGYRYGNGELIDSMQYDGLFDVYNKFLMGNAAELCAKECGIPREAQDEFTVLSYTRALKAQKEGWFNDEIVAVEWEEKGKKMGLAEDEEPKNFRPEKIPTLKPVFEKDGTVTAANASKINDGAAAVVVASGEVVRKKGLKAFAKVVAFASAAKRPEHFTTAPIDAIPKVLQKAGMRMDDIDLFEVNEAFAVVALAAKKALCIPEEKLNVNGGAVALGHPIGASGARILTTLLYALKHRGLKRGLAAICLGGGEACAMIVELV; translated from the coding sequence ATGCAAGAAGTTTTTCTTGTAAGTGCCGTACGAACCCCCATTGCAAGCTTTCAAGGTGCATTTGCTACAAAGAGTGCAACTGAGCTGGGGGCGATTGTCGTCCGAGAAGCAGTCAGGCGGGCTGGCATTACTCCAGAAGAAGTGCAGGAATGCATTATGGGAAATGTGCTTCCTGCTGGATTAGGGCAAGCCCCTGCGCGACAGGCAGCAATTTTCGGTGGGCTGCCTGTTACGGTCGAGGCACTCACGATTAACAAAATGTGTGGCTCTGGACTGAAAGCAATTATGCTCGCTTCGCAAGCAGTGGCACTGGGCGATGCAGACATTATTGTCGCAGGCGGAATGGAATCTATGACCAACGCACCCTATCTCTTGCTCAAAGCACGAAGTGGCTACCGATATGGCAATGGTGAATTGATTGACAGTATGCAATACGATGGGCTGTTCGATGTCTACAACAAGTTCCTGATGGGAAATGCAGCAGAACTCTGTGCCAAAGAGTGTGGTATTCCACGTGAAGCCCAAGATGAATTTACAGTGCTAAGCTACACACGTGCATTGAAGGCTCAAAAGGAAGGCTGGTTTAATGATGAAATTGTGGCCGTAGAGTGGGAAGAAAAAGGCAAAAAGATGGGGCTTGCCGAAGACGAGGAGCCAAAAAACTTCCGACCTGAGAAGATTCCAACGCTAAAGCCAGTGTTTGAAAAAGATGGCACAGTTACAGCTGCAAATGCATCTAAAATTAATGATGGAGCCGCAGCAGTGGTGGTAGCCTCAGGTGAAGTGGTGCGCAAAAAAGGTCTGAAAGCCTTCGCAAAGGTAGTCGCATTTGCTTCTGCAGCGAAGCGACCAGAACACTTCACCACCGCCCCGATTGATGCAATTCCAAAGGTGCTGCAAAAAGCTGGAATGAGAATGGATGATATTGACTTGTTTGAGGTCAATGAAGCCTTTGCCGTAGTAGCACTGGCTGCAAAGAAAGCACTTTGCATTCCCGAAGAGAAGCTCAATGTAAATGGCGGGGCAGTTGCGCTGGGACATCCAATCGGGGCAAGTGGTGCGAGAATTCTCACCACACTCCTCTATGCTCTAAAGCATCGTGGTTTAAAACGAGGGCTTGCTGCAATCTGCTTAGGTGGTGGAGAAGCCTGTGCAATGATTGTAGAACTTGTCTAA